Proteins encoded within one genomic window of Brienomyrus brachyistius isolate T26 chromosome 22, BBRACH_0.4, whole genome shotgun sequence:
- the LOC125718323 gene encoding guanine nucleotide-binding protein G(I)/G(S)/G(O) subunit gamma-13-like isoform X2, producing MDDMDLPQMKKEVESLKYQLAFKREKSSKTATDLVKWIENGVSEDPFLNPELMKNNPWVEKGKCTIL from the exons ATGGACGACATGGACCTGCCCCAGATGAAGAAAGAGGTGGAGAGTCTGAAGTATCAGCTGGCCTTCAAGAGGGAGAAGTCCTCCAAGacagccactga CCTGGTGAAATGGATTGAGAATGGGGTGTCGGAGGATCCCTTCCTGAACCCCGAGCTGATGAAGAACAACCCCTGGGTGGAGAAAGGAAAGTGCACCATCCTCTAA
- the LOC125718323 gene encoding guanine nucleotide-binding protein G(I)/G(S)/G(O) subunit gamma-13-like isoform X1, translating into MASAVMDDMDLPQMKKEVESLKYQLAFKREKSSKTATDLVKWIENGVSEDPFLNPELMKNNPWVEKGKCTIL; encoded by the exons ATGGCG TCCGCAGTCATGGACGACATGGACCTGCCCCAGATGAAGAAAGAGGTGGAGAGTCTGAAGTATCAGCTGGCCTTCAAGAGGGAGAAGTCCTCCAAGacagccactga CCTGGTGAAATGGATTGAGAATGGGGTGTCGGAGGATCCCTTCCTGAACCCCGAGCTGATGAAGAACAACCCCTGGGTGGAGAAAGGAAAGTGCACCATCCTCTAA